A single region of the Stenotrophomonas sp. Marseille-Q4652 genome encodes:
- a CDS encoding sigma-54 dependent transcriptional regulator, with product MSESRILVLDSDGVRAERTVALLEFMDLTPRWLTDAADIDTQRYRQNDWMALVVGSQDDAEKTDAFFSWLGRASLPPPVLLMDGDPVAFARRHGLHEANVWPLETPLRHAQMEALLRRASLKRLDAEHQAGAAQDQGPTGNGPAVTALRTMIEQVAAFDTTVLVLGESGTGKEVVSRAIHQRSPRRDGPFVAINCGAIPADLLESELFGHEKGAFTGALTARKGRFEMAEGGTLLLDEIGDMSLPMQVKLLRVLQERSFERVGGNQTIRCNVRVIAATHRNLEERIAEGKFREDLFYRLNVFPIDVPSLRERAADLPALVETIAAQLARTGRGEVRFAAEALQALACYAWPGNVRELTNLVERLAVLHPSGMVRVQDLPARYRGDFQAAPPAEVSETEERSVLLSQPLPAHFTAAAPVTPVAVAAAPAAVVTAPVPAAGEPILPDDGMDLRDHIAGIELRLINEALERTQGVVAHAAQLLGLRRTTLVEKLRKYGIERDQMELAS from the coding sequence ATGAGTGAGTCCCGCATCCTGGTCCTGGACAGCGACGGCGTCCGCGCCGAGCGTACGGTTGCACTGCTCGAGTTCATGGACCTGACACCGCGCTGGCTCACCGACGCCGCCGACATCGACACGCAGCGCTACCGCCAGAACGACTGGATGGCACTGGTGGTGGGCAGCCAGGATGACGCGGAAAAGACCGATGCTTTCTTCTCCTGGCTGGGCCGCGCCTCGCTGCCGCCGCCGGTGCTGCTGATGGACGGCGACCCGGTCGCGTTCGCCCGCCGCCACGGCCTGCACGAGGCCAATGTGTGGCCGCTGGAAACCCCGCTGCGCCACGCGCAGATGGAAGCACTGCTGCGCCGCGCCAGCCTCAAGCGCCTGGATGCCGAGCATCAGGCAGGCGCCGCCCAGGACCAGGGCCCCACCGGCAACGGCCCGGCAGTGACCGCCCTGCGCACCATGATCGAGCAGGTCGCCGCATTCGATACCACCGTGCTCGTGCTGGGCGAATCCGGTACCGGCAAGGAAGTGGTGTCGCGCGCCATCCACCAGCGCTCGCCGCGCCGTGACGGCCCGTTCGTGGCGATCAACTGCGGCGCCATTCCGGCCGACCTGCTGGAAAGCGAACTGTTCGGCCATGAGAAGGGCGCCTTCACCGGCGCACTGACCGCGCGCAAGGGCCGTTTCGAAATGGCCGAGGGCGGCACCCTGCTGCTGGACGAAATCGGCGACATGAGCCTGCCGATGCAGGTGAAGCTGCTGCGCGTGCTGCAGGAACGCAGCTTCGAGCGCGTCGGTGGCAACCAGACCATCCGCTGCAACGTGCGCGTCATCGCCGCGACCCACCGCAACCTGGAAGAGCGCATCGCCGAGGGCAAGTTCCGCGAGGACCTGTTCTACCGCCTCAACGTGTTCCCGATCGACGTGCCCTCGCTGCGTGAGCGTGCCGCCGACCTGCCGGCCCTGGTGGAAACCATCGCCGCCCAGCTGGCCCGCACCGGCCGTGGCGAGGTGCGCTTCGCCGCCGAAGCCCTGCAGGCGCTGGCCTGCTACGCCTGGCCGGGCAATGTGCGCGAGCTGACCAACCTGGTCGAGCGCCTGGCCGTGCTGCATCCCTCGGGCATGGTCCGCGTGCAGGACCTGCCGGCCCGCTACCGCGGCGACTTCCAGGCGGCCCCGCCGGCGGAAGTCTCCGAGACCGAGGAACGTTCGGTGCTGCTGTCGCAGCCGCTGCCGGCGCACTTCACCGCCGCCGCTCCGGTGACCCCGGTGGCCGTGGCCGCTGCTCCGGCCGCCGTGGTCACGGCCCCGGTTCCGGCCGCAGGCGAGCCGATCCTGCCCGACGACGGCATGGACCTGCGCGACCATATCGCCGGCATCGAGCTGCGCCTGATCAACGAGGCGCTGGAGCGCACCCAGGGCGTGGTCGCCCACGCTGCCCAACTGCTCGGCCTGCGCCGCACCACCCTGGTCGAGAAGCTGCGCAAGTACGGCATCGAACGCGACCAGATGGAACTGGCCAGCTGA
- a CDS encoding PilZ domain-containing protein: MTDGRASAIHHPAEVELFDDTLGCDLALPAEFKLGSAIVRPGAAEMLLRSVALVEDGRGEDAAEERAEASQQLQRLEAKLDLTLLLLGRLVRQSTDALPLRPVRWSRRGLRLELGSRSGASPGNQGLARLQPSDWLPDCVELPVTVLAEAASGSGGFHLWLRFQSTSDALEMALERHLFRLHRRQVAESRRAR; encoded by the coding sequence ATGACCGACGGCCGCGCCAGCGCCATCCACCACCCGGCCGAGGTCGAGCTGTTCGACGACACCCTCGGCTGCGACCTGGCCCTGCCCGCCGAATTCAAGCTGGGCAGCGCAATCGTGCGCCCAGGGGCGGCGGAGATGCTGCTGCGCAGCGTGGCGCTGGTGGAGGACGGACGCGGCGAGGATGCCGCTGAGGAGCGTGCAGAAGCCTCCCAGCAACTGCAGCGGCTGGAGGCCAAGCTCGACCTGACCCTGCTCCTGCTGGGTCGGCTGGTGCGTCAATCCACCGACGCCCTGCCCCTGCGCCCGGTGCGCTGGTCCCGGCGTGGCCTGCGGCTGGAACTGGGCTCGCGCAGCGGTGCATCCCCGGGCAACCAGGGGCTGGCACGCCTGCAGCCCTCGGACTGGCTGCCGGACTGCGTGGAACTGCCGGTGACGGTGCTGGCCGAGGCCGCCAGCGGCTCGGGGGGATTCCACCTGTGGCTGCGCTTCCAGAGCACCAGCGACGCGCTCGAAATGGCGCTGGAACGCCACCTTTTCCGGCTACACCGGCGCCAGGTCGCCGAGTCCAGGCGAGCTCGCTGA
- the fliE gene encoding flagellar hook-basal body complex protein FliE: protein MSHSVNSVLTQIRSLQTQLAPIQPATDAPRSNAIEGLVTGQPVQEVPSFTETLRGALQGVNDQQVKSGALARAFELGEPGADLAAVMVAAQQSQVAFRATVEVRNRLVQAYQDVMNMPL, encoded by the coding sequence ATGTCCCACTCCGTCAACTCCGTCCTTACCCAGATCCGCAGCCTCCAGACCCAACTGGCCCCGATCCAGCCGGCTACCGACGCTCCGCGCAGCAATGCGATCGAAGGGCTGGTTACCGGCCAACCCGTCCAGGAAGTTCCCAGCTTCACCGAGACCCTCCGTGGCGCGTTGCAGGGCGTCAATGACCAGCAGGTCAAGTCCGGTGCCCTCGCCCGTGCCTTCGAACTGGGTGAACCCGGTGCCGACCTGGCCGCGGTGATGGTCGCAGCACAACAGTCCCAGGTGGCGTTCCGCGCCACCGTGGAAGTCCGCAACCGTCTCGTCCAGGCCTACCAGGACGTGATGAACATGCCGCTGTAA
- a CDS encoding response regulator transcription factor, translating to MRILIVDDHTLVRAGLSRLLQMFSDIEVIAEASNAEQALELTLQHAPDLVLMDLSLPGRSGLDALSDVQQKAPGTKVVMMSMHDDAAHVRDALDRGAAGFVVKDAAPQELELALRAAHMGQVFLSPQISAKMLAPMLGRDRPVGIAALSPRQRQILREIGNGQSTKEIAADLGISVKTVETHRARMMEALGCRRANDLVLLAARHQSELL from the coding sequence GTGCGAATCCTGATCGTCGATGACCACACTCTGGTCCGTGCTGGCCTGAGCCGTTTGCTGCAGATGTTCAGCGACATTGAGGTCATCGCCGAGGCCAGCAACGCCGAACAGGCGCTGGAACTGACCTTGCAGCACGCGCCGGACCTGGTACTGATGGACCTCTCCCTGCCCGGGCGCAGTGGCCTGGACGCGCTCAGCGACGTGCAGCAAAAGGCGCCGGGGACCAAGGTGGTGATGATGTCCATGCACGACGACGCGGCGCATGTCCGTGATGCGCTGGACCGTGGCGCCGCTGGTTTCGTGGTCAAGGACGCCGCCCCGCAGGAGCTGGAACTGGCATTGCGTGCCGCGCACATGGGCCAGGTTTTCCTCAGCCCGCAGATCTCGGCCAAGATGCTGGCGCCGATGCTGGGACGTGATCGTCCGGTCGGCATTGCCGCACTTTCTCCCCGCCAGCGGCAGATCCTGCGCGAGATCGGGAACGGCCAGAGCACCAAGGAAATCGCCGCCGACCTGGGCATCAGCGTCAAGACCGTGGAGACCCACCGGGCGCGAATGATGGAGGCCCTGGGCTGCCGTCGCGCCAATGATCTGGTGCTGCTGGCTGCGCGCCACCAGTCCGAGCTTCTGTAA
- a CDS encoding response regulator transcription factor → MKKLTVLLVDDHEGFINAAMRHFRKIEWLEVVGSAANGLEAIERSEALRPRVVLMDLAMPEMGGLQATRLIKTQDEPPYIVIASHFDDAEHREHAQRAGADNFVSKLSYIQEVMPILESISKEESNE, encoded by the coding sequence ATGAAGAAGCTCACCGTCCTGCTGGTCGACGACCACGAGGGATTCATCAACGCCGCGATGCGCCACTTCCGCAAGATCGAGTGGCTGGAGGTGGTTGGCAGCGCCGCCAACGGGCTGGAAGCGATCGAACGTTCCGAGGCGCTGCGCCCGCGCGTGGTGCTGATGGACCTGGCGATGCCCGAGATGGGCGGCCTGCAGGCCACGCGCCTGATCAAGACCCAGGACGAGCCGCCCTACATCGTCATCGCCAGCCATTTCGACGACGCCGAGCACCGCGAACACGCGCAGCGCGCCGGCGCCGACAATTTCGTAAGCAAGTTGTCCTACATCCAGGAAGTCATGCCGATCCTGGAAAGCATTTCAAAGGAAGAAAGCAATGAGTGA
- the fliS gene encoding flagellar export chaperone FliS — MYGSSRQYAEQYRKVGVNTAVSDADPHKLVALLLTGACERIRLAEACMERGDHARKGKAIGEACAIVGHLNGSLDHEAGGEIAGNLSALYDYVLQRLTMGNLHNDQAALLESLSLLGEIESAWNAIPQQPQAAATSA; from the coding sequence ATGTACGGTTCCAGCCGTCAGTACGCAGAGCAGTACCGCAAGGTCGGGGTGAACACCGCCGTGTCCGACGCCGACCCGCACAAGTTGGTTGCACTGCTGCTGACCGGAGCGTGCGAACGCATCCGCCTGGCCGAAGCCTGCATGGAGCGTGGCGACCACGCCCGCAAGGGCAAGGCCATCGGAGAGGCCTGTGCCATCGTCGGCCATCTAAACGGGTCGCTTGATCATGAGGCTGGCGGCGAGATCGCCGGCAACCTGTCGGCGCTCTACGACTACGTGCTGCAGCGACTTACCATGGGCAACCTGCACAACGATCAGGCGGCACTGCTGGAATCCCTGTCCCTGCTTGGCGAGATCGAGTCCGCCTGGAATGCCATTCCGCAGCAGCCGCAGGCCGCTGCAACCAGCGCCTGA
- the rpoN gene encoding RNA polymerase factor sigma-54 → MKTSLSAQLGQQLHLTPALLQSIRLLQLNGMQLEQQIRAALETNPLLELEQDTEASSTPEASQDPALDTAAFDELPETSMWDVAGASWRDGDEDRMAQTPAGESTDPQLRVLQQLALELDEADLAIAGFWLEHCDDAGYLDAPLADLTLLASAHFDRSGAHVESIRQRLLNGEPAGMAATDLRECLLAQLKALPAPAPGRPLAARILNGDLSVLAAHDYPALAAALDVEEADVREAVRLVLSLQPRPGEPLLADTNAVVVPDVVAWHADSQWRVALNPATTHRVSINPTYERALAETTEAAQPLRDMLQEARWLTRGLSMRYETLLRTTRVIVERQAGFLVHGDEALAPLTLKEVADEIGMHESTVSRITTSKYLQTPRGTFELKHFFAVRLEGASISGAAVKAMVRRLIESEPAGKPLADEAIAGLLSRQGVNIARRTVAKYREQLDIAPARERRRLGSKPQLARVG, encoded by the coding sequence ATGAAGACTTCTCTCTCCGCCCAGCTTGGGCAACAGCTGCATCTGACCCCAGCCCTGCTGCAGTCGATCCGGTTGCTGCAGCTCAACGGAATGCAGCTCGAGCAGCAAATCCGGGCAGCACTGGAGACCAACCCGCTGCTGGAGCTGGAACAGGACACCGAAGCATCGTCCACCCCGGAAGCCAGCCAGGACCCGGCGCTGGATACCGCCGCGTTCGACGAACTGCCCGAGACCTCGATGTGGGACGTGGCCGGCGCCAGCTGGCGCGACGGCGACGAGGACCGCATGGCCCAGACCCCGGCCGGCGAATCCACCGACCCGCAGCTGCGCGTGCTGCAGCAGCTGGCCCTGGAACTGGACGAGGCCGACCTGGCCATCGCCGGCTTCTGGCTGGAGCACTGCGATGACGCCGGCTACCTGGATGCCCCGCTGGCCGACCTGACCCTGCTGGCCAGCGCGCATTTCGACCGCAGCGGCGCGCACGTCGAATCCATCCGCCAGCGCCTGCTCAACGGCGAGCCGGCCGGCATGGCCGCCACCGACCTGCGCGAATGCCTGCTGGCCCAGCTCAAGGCCCTTCCCGCCCCGGCCCCCGGCCGTCCGCTGGCCGCCCGCATCCTCAACGGCGACCTGTCGGTGCTGGCCGCCCACGACTACCCGGCCCTGGCCGCCGCCCTGGATGTCGAGGAAGCCGACGTCCGCGAAGCCGTCCGCCTGGTGCTGTCGCTGCAGCCCCGCCCCGGTGAGCCGCTGCTTGCCGATACCAATGCAGTTGTTGTGCCGGATGTGGTGGCCTGGCACGCCGACAGCCAGTGGCGCGTGGCGCTGAACCCGGCCACCACCCACCGCGTCAGCATCAACCCGACCTACGAGCGCGCCCTGGCCGAGACCACCGAAGCCGCCCAGCCGCTGCGCGACATGCTGCAGGAAGCCCGCTGGCTGACCCGCGGCCTGTCGATGCGCTACGAGACCCTGCTGCGCACCACCCGCGTGATCGTCGAGCGCCAGGCCGGTTTCCTGGTCCACGGCGACGAAGCACTGGCGCCGCTGACCCTGAAGGAGGTGGCCGACGAGATCGGCATGCACGAGTCCACCGTCTCGCGCATCACCACCAGCAAGTACCTGCAGACCCCGCGCGGCACCTTCGAGCTGAAGCACTTCTTCGCTGTGCGGCTGGAAGGCGCCAGCATCTCCGGCGCCGCGGTCAAGGCCATGGTCCGCCGCCTGATCGAGTCCGAGCCGGCCGGCAAGCCGCTGGCCGACGAGGCGATCGCCGGCCTGCTTTCGCGACAGGGGGTCAACATCGCCCGCCGGACCGTCGCAAAATACCGGGAACAGCTTGATATCGCCCCGGCCCGCGAACGTCGCCGCCTGGGGAGCAAGCCCCAGCTGGCCCGCGTGGGCTGA
- the fliF gene encoding flagellar basal-body MS-ring/collar protein FliF, translating into MALALSKESFNSEAAGQWFDRLQSLQIARRLGLMAMITVAVAAGLAVFFWSQKTPMVPLYTGLDQKATAEATDLLRAAQIPFQLDAATGAITVPEKNLHDARLKLAGSGLTDSGRLGFELMERDPGFGVSQFVENARYQHALETELVRTITTLRPVRDARVHLAIPKPSAFTRRREVASASVVLELRGGQQLERNQVDAIVHMVASSIPDLAPERVTVVDQSGRMLTITDPNSEAAVNAAQFEQVRRQETSFNQRIRELLEPMTGVGRVNPEVSVDMDFSVIEEARELYNGEPQKLRSEQMSENTTSTPGPQGVPGATSNSPPGQQAAPAAAQAPTESSKNATRNYELDRTLQHTRQPAGRIKRVSVAVLVDNVPRAGANGKVSPQPLSAAELTRVEALVKQAVGFNAERGDTVSVMNAPFVRDTTPVEGPAWWELPWVHDAGRMLLGAVVVLALLFGVLRPALRAITGQNRKDDPQALEPHTADVQLVDDDGMPLPALGTDRASLGGPDALALPVDSYEERLRMAREAVKTDSKRVAQVVKGWVAND; encoded by the coding sequence ATGGCACTCGCCCTTTCCAAGGAATCGTTCAACTCCGAAGCAGCCGGACAATGGTTCGACCGCTTGCAGAGTCTGCAGATCGCCCGCCGGCTGGGGCTGATGGCGATGATCACCGTGGCCGTGGCCGCGGGCCTCGCCGTGTTCTTCTGGTCACAGAAGACGCCGATGGTGCCGCTGTACACCGGACTGGACCAGAAGGCCACGGCCGAGGCCACCGACCTGCTGCGCGCGGCGCAGATCCCGTTCCAGCTTGATGCCGCCACCGGCGCGATCACCGTGCCGGAAAAGAACCTGCACGATGCCCGCCTGAAGCTGGCCGGCTCCGGCCTGACCGACAGCGGCCGCCTCGGCTTCGAGCTGATGGAGCGTGACCCGGGCTTCGGCGTCAGCCAGTTCGTGGAGAACGCGCGCTACCAGCACGCGCTGGAAACCGAACTGGTGCGCACCATCACCACGCTACGCCCGGTGCGTGACGCCCGCGTCCACCTGGCCATCCCCAAGCCCAGCGCCTTCACCCGGCGCCGCGAAGTGGCCAGCGCCTCGGTGGTGCTGGAACTGCGTGGCGGCCAGCAGCTGGAGCGCAACCAGGTCGACGCCATCGTGCACATGGTGGCTTCGTCGATCCCGGACCTGGCCCCCGAACGCGTGACCGTGGTCGACCAGAGCGGCCGCATGCTCACCATCACCGATCCGAACAGCGAGGCAGCGGTCAACGCGGCCCAGTTCGAGCAGGTGCGTCGCCAGGAAACCTCGTTCAACCAGCGCATCCGCGAACTGCTGGAGCCGATGACCGGCGTCGGCCGCGTCAATCCCGAAGTCAGCGTGGACATGGACTTCTCGGTGATCGAGGAAGCCCGTGAGCTCTACAACGGTGAACCGCAGAAGCTGCGCAGCGAGCAGATGAGCGAGAACACCACCAGCACGCCGGGTCCGCAGGGCGTGCCGGGTGCCACCAGCAACAGCCCGCCGGGCCAGCAGGCCGCGCCGGCCGCCGCGCAGGCCCCGACCGAAAGCAGCAAGAACGCCACCCGCAACTACGAGCTGGACCGCACCCTGCAGCACACCCGCCAGCCGGCCGGCCGCATCAAGCGCGTGTCGGTGGCGGTGCTGGTGGACAACGTGCCGCGCGCCGGCGCCAACGGCAAGGTCAGCCCGCAGCCGCTGTCGGCCGCGGAACTGACCCGCGTCGAGGCGCTGGTGAAGCAGGCCGTCGGCTTCAACGCCGAGCGTGGCGACACCGTGTCGGTGATGAACGCCCCGTTCGTGCGTGACACCACGCCGGTCGAAGGCCCGGCCTGGTGGGAACTGCCATGGGTGCACGATGCCGGCCGCATGCTCCTCGGCGCGGTGGTGGTGCTGGCGTTGTTGTTCGGCGTACTGCGCCCGGCGCTGCGCGCGATCACCGGCCAGAACAGGAAGGACGACCCGCAGGCACTGGAGCCGCACACCGCGGACGTGCAGCTGGTGGATGACGATGGCATGCCGCTGCCGGCGCTGGGCACCGACCGGGCAAGCCTGGGCGGACCGGATGCGCTCGCACTGCCGGTGGATTCATATGAGGAACGACTGCGGATGGCGCGTGAAGCCGTGAAGACCGACTCCAAGCGCGTGGCCCAGGTGGTCAAGGGCTGGGTGGCCAATGACTGA
- the fliD gene encoding flagellar filament capping protein FliD, giving the protein MAIGTVGTGLDIPTLVAQLVAKEREPQENQINALGTAATSKLSAISTIKSGLSNLQTALAALVKSADNPGYKTTLGTDATFTAAVDTGDNATSPVAGTHQVQVQQLAQNQKLSSKAFDKDAAIGGGKLTIGYGDTSLDVDIAADSKLADVAKAINKASGGKGVVASVVTADDGQHLVLTAVDSGEAGAITVTPSGGNGTLDDLAYDGTAASKMEVMVEAKDAIVIVDGFTRTSSSNTISDLVPGVTLTLTKANPDVKQTLTIGRDNSALKANLTAFVTAYNAINTTLKSATAYNSETNTASALTGDAMVRGLQQQLRGQLSPNVNELKALGITLATDGTLTLDSTKLDAAIAKDPESVANMFGADGTVGKSMTDMLKSNLDATTGTITQRTNTLNKQIKDLEKRLDDLDARMEQVSTRYTKQFTSMESLVSQMQTTSDYLTQQLAKKTSS; this is encoded by the coding sequence ATGGCCATCGGAACCGTCGGTACCGGTCTCGACATTCCCACCCTCGTCGCGCAGCTGGTCGCCAAGGAGCGCGAGCCGCAGGAAAACCAGATCAACGCCCTGGGCACGGCTGCGACCTCGAAGCTGTCGGCCATCAGCACCATCAAGAGTGGCCTGTCCAATCTGCAGACCGCGCTGGCCGCTCTGGTCAAGAGTGCCGACAACCCCGGCTACAAGACCACCCTGGGCACCGATGCCACCTTCACCGCCGCCGTCGATACCGGCGACAACGCCACCAGCCCGGTGGCCGGCACCCACCAGGTGCAGGTGCAGCAGCTGGCACAGAACCAGAAGCTCAGCTCCAAGGCGTTCGACAAGGATGCGGCGATCGGCGGCGGTAAATTGACGATTGGCTACGGCGACACCAGCCTGGACGTGGACATTGCAGCCGACAGCAAGCTGGCCGACGTGGCCAAGGCGATCAACAAGGCCTCCGGCGGCAAGGGCGTGGTCGCCTCGGTGGTGACCGCCGATGATGGCCAGCACCTGGTGCTGACCGCCGTGGATTCCGGCGAAGCCGGCGCGATCACGGTCACCCCGTCCGGCGGCAACGGCACCCTGGATGACCTGGCCTATGACGGCACCGCCGCCTCGAAGATGGAAGTGATGGTGGAAGCCAAGGACGCGATCGTGATCGTGGACGGCTTCACCCGCACCTCCAGTTCCAACACGATTTCCGACCTGGTGCCGGGCGTCACGCTCACGCTGACCAAGGCCAACCCGGACGTGAAGCAGACCCTGACCATCGGCCGCGACAACAGCGCGCTGAAGGCCAACCTGACCGCCTTCGTGACCGCCTACAACGCGATCAACACCACGCTGAAGTCCGCCACCGCCTATAACAGCGAGACCAACACGGCCTCGGCGTTGACCGGCGATGCTATGGTGCGCGGCCTGCAGCAGCAGCTGCGCGGGCAGCTGAGCCCCAACGTGAATGAACTGAAGGCGCTGGGCATCACCCTGGCCACCGACGGCACCTTGACGCTGGACAGCACCAAACTGGACGCGGCCATCGCCAAGGACCCGGAATCGGTCGCCAATATGTTCGGCGCCGACGGAACAGTCGGCAAGTCGATGACCGACATGCTGAAGAGCAACCTGGATGCCACCACCGGCACCATCACCCAGCGCACCAACACGCTGAACAAGCAGATCAAGGATCTGGAAAAGCGCCTGGACGACCTGGATGCGCGCATGGAACAGGTGTCCACCCGCTACACCAAGCAGTTCACCTCGATGGAATCGCTGGTCAGCCAGATGCAGACCACCAGCGACTACCTGACCCAGCAGCTGGCCAAGAAGACCAGCAGCTGA